A genomic segment from Bosea sp. OAE506 encodes:
- a CDS encoding helicase HerA-like domain-containing protein: protein MADDGAILIGKSWKPETLLLKLANRHGLVTGATGTGKTVTLQVLAEGFAREGVPVFAADIKGDLSGIAAPGDSKPPFVKRAEEIGVKYEPDQFTTVFWDVFGEQGHPVRATISEMGPLLLARLLDLNETQEGVLNIAFRIADEQKLLLLDLKDLRAILGFIAENAKDLTTKYGNVTSQTVGTIQRALLVLENQKGDLFFGEPALEISDLMRTDRYGRGIVNIMAADKLMANPRLYATFLLWLLSELFEQLPEVGDLDKPKLVFFFDEAHLLFNGAPKALLTAVEQVVRLIRSKGVGVYFVTQNPLDIPETVLAQLGNRVQHALRAFTPRDQKAVKAAAETFRQNPKINTAEAIMHLAVGEALISTLEGKGSPTIVERTLIAPPMAQVGPCSPQIRQQALTESGFKGKYDTMIDRESAYEELMKRKELSPEEGPVEASTTGGGGILDTIGGWLGGGAPQQRPKTGPGSRGGALPQSMAEKVLTSAARSAATTIGRQVGTAILRGVLGSMMGGKR, encoded by the coding sequence ATGGCGGATGACGGCGCGATTCTGATCGGCAAGAGCTGGAAGCCGGAAACCCTCCTGCTGAAGCTCGCCAACCGCCACGGCCTCGTCACTGGCGCCACCGGCACCGGCAAGACGGTGACGCTGCAGGTGCTGGCAGAGGGCTTTGCCCGCGAGGGCGTGCCGGTCTTCGCCGCCGACATCAAGGGCGACCTCTCGGGCATTGCTGCGCCCGGCGATTCGAAGCCGCCCTTCGTCAAGCGCGCCGAGGAGATCGGCGTGAAATACGAGCCCGACCAGTTCACCACCGTGTTCTGGGACGTCTTCGGCGAGCAGGGCCACCCCGTCCGCGCCACGATCTCGGAAATGGGGCCGCTGCTGCTGGCCCGCCTGCTCGATCTCAATGAGACGCAGGAGGGCGTGCTCAACATCGCCTTCCGGATCGCCGACGAACAGAAGCTGCTGCTGCTCGACCTCAAGGACCTGCGCGCGATCCTCGGCTTCATCGCCGAGAACGCCAAGGACCTGACCACCAAATACGGCAACGTCACCTCGCAGACGGTTGGCACGATCCAGCGCGCGTTGCTGGTACTGGAAAACCAGAAGGGCGACCTGTTCTTCGGCGAGCCGGCGCTCGAAATCTCCGATCTGATGCGGACGGACCGCTATGGCCGCGGCATCGTCAACATCATGGCCGCCGACAAGCTGATGGCCAATCCGCGGCTCTACGCGACTTTCCTGCTCTGGCTGCTCTCGGAGCTGTTCGAGCAGCTGCCCGAGGTCGGCGATCTCGACAAGCCCAAGCTGGTCTTCTTCTTCGACGAAGCGCATCTGCTCTTCAACGGGGCACCCAAGGCGCTGCTGACGGCGGTCGAGCAGGTCGTGCGGCTGATCCGCTCGAAGGGCGTCGGCGTCTATTTCGTCACGCAGAACCCGCTCGACATCCCCGAGACCGTGCTGGCCCAGCTCGGCAACCGCGTCCAGCACGCGCTCCGCGCCTTCACCCCGCGCGACCAGAAGGCGGTCAAGGCAGCGGCCGAGACCTTCCGCCAGAACCCCAAGATCAACACCGCCGAGGCCATCATGCATCTGGCCGTGGGTGAGGCGCTGATCTCGACGCTCGAGGGCAAGGGCTCGCCGACCATCGTCGAGCGCACGCTGATCGCGCCGCCAATGGCGCAGGTCGGCCCCTGCTCGCCGCAGATCCGCCAGCAGGCGCTGACGGAATCGGGCTTCAAGGGCAAGTACGACACGATGATTGACCGCGAGTCGGCCTATGAGGAGCTGATGAAGCGCAAGGAACTGTCGCCGGAAGAGGGGCCCGTCGAGGCCTCGACGACCGGCGGCGGCGGCATCCTCGACACGATCGGCGGCTGGCTCGGCGGCGGCGCGCCGCAGCAGCGCCCCAAGACCGGCCCCGGCAGCCGTGGCGGCGCCCTGCCGCAGAGCATGGCCGAGAAAGTGCTCACCTCGGCCGCCCGCTCGGCTGCGACCACGATCGGCCGCCAGGTCGGCACCGCGATCCTGCGCGGCGTGCTTGGCAGCATGATGGGCGGGAAGCGCTGA
- a CDS encoding DUF2267 domain-containing protein, protein MDELISRVIAASGLSEDLARKAVGIILAFLQKEGPPAEIGQLMTALPGAAELAAAEGGAKGGLMGMVGGMMGGSGGVMALGGQLMGAGLSMGQIQSVSKEMFAVGREKAGEDAMGAIVGAIPGLGQFV, encoded by the coding sequence ATGGATGAACTGATTTCCCGCGTGATCGCGGCCTCGGGCCTCAGCGAAGATCTCGCCCGCAAGGCGGTCGGCATCATCCTCGCCTTCCTGCAGAAGGAAGGCCCCCCTGCCGAGATCGGCCAGCTGATGACGGCCCTGCCCGGCGCAGCGGAGCTCGCGGCAGCCGAGGGCGGCGCCAAGGGCGGCCTGATGGGCATGGTCGGCGGCATGATGGGCGGCAGCGGCGGCGTGATGGCGCTGGGCGGCCAGCTCATGGGCGCCGGCCTCTCGATGGGGCAGATCCAGTCGGTTTCCAAGGAAATGTTCGCCGTCGGCCGGGAAAAGGCGGGCGAGGATGCGATGGGCGCCATCGTCGGCGCGATCCCGGGTCTCGGCCAGTTCGTCTGA
- a CDS encoding methylmalonyl-CoA mutase subunit beta has protein sequence MTSAPDPDLSFMSAFPAPTQEAWRAAVDKVLKGGDFEKRLVAKTADGIRIEPLYAAASPANRPLRSEAGRWQVAARLDHPEPAEAQKLALADLEGGANALTIAFAGARAARGYGLVAKNVAALDAALDGAMLDLIQLRLDPAPEGRINALLLAALVERRGLSPEALSIDFGMDPIGVFAGTGGLAASWPEVGRRLATTIRALKARGFNGHFVTVDTRPWHEAGASEAQELGYGLASAIAYLRALEAEGFSLEEARDAISFTLVADTDEFLTIAKLRAARLLWARIQGACGLTPVPMPLHAETAWRSLTRRDPWVNLLRGTVATFSAGIGGADGVTVQPFTAALGLADGFARRIARNTQLVLLEEANLWRVADPAAGSGSFESLTQALCEQGWAQMQAIEREAKDGLPGILTALTTGTAQAALERQREARARAIATRREPITGTSEFPNLKEAAVTVLDIAPVTMGTSKGRSGTAPDPETLIARLAAGAERQEGLIAPQDGLRAQSLPSQRLAEPFEALRDRADAAAKPVVFLATLGQVADFTARAGFARNLFEAGGLAAPVGDGFAQDDSTDLAALAAAFTASGARLACLCGSDAAYAAEGAAAAQALTTAGATVWLAGRPGDLEAALNEAGVRSFIYAGCDVLDALRRAHDAA, from the coding sequence ATGACTTCGGCCCCGGATCCCGACCTGTCCTTCATGAGCGCGTTTCCCGCCCCGACGCAGGAAGCCTGGCGCGCGGCGGTCGACAAGGTGCTCAAGGGCGGCGATTTCGAGAAGCGCCTCGTTGCCAAGACGGCCGACGGCATCCGGATCGAGCCGCTCTATGCGGCGGCTTCGCCGGCCAACCGCCCCCTCCGCAGTGAGGCCGGCCGCTGGCAGGTCGCGGCCCGGCTCGACCATCCCGAGCCGGCCGAAGCGCAGAAGCTGGCGCTCGCCGATCTCGAGGGCGGCGCGAACGCGCTGACGATCGCCTTTGCCGGAGCCCGGGCCGCGCGCGGATACGGGCTCGTTGCCAAAAACGTCGCCGCGCTCGATGCCGCTCTCGACGGCGCGATGCTCGACCTGATCCAGCTGCGCCTCGACCCCGCCCCGGAGGGTCGCATCAACGCCCTGCTGCTGGCGGCGCTGGTCGAGAGGCGCGGGCTTTCGCCCGAGGCGCTGTCGATCGATTTCGGCATGGACCCGATCGGCGTCTTCGCCGGCACGGGCGGGCTCGCGGCCTCCTGGCCCGAGGTCGGGCGCCGGCTCGCCACGACCATCCGGGCGCTGAAGGCGCGCGGCTTCAACGGCCACTTCGTGACGGTCGACACCCGGCCCTGGCATGAGGCCGGGGCCAGCGAGGCGCAGGAGTTGGGCTATGGCCTGGCCAGCGCCATCGCTTACCTGCGCGCGCTGGAAGCCGAGGGCTTTTCGCTCGAGGAGGCGCGCGACGCGATCTCCTTCACGCTGGTCGCCGACACCGACGAGTTCCTGACCATCGCCAAGCTGCGGGCGGCGCGCCTGCTCTGGGCGCGCATCCAGGGCGCCTGCGGGCTGACGCCCGTGCCGATGCCCCTGCATGCCGAGACGGCCTGGCGCTCGCTGACGCGGCGCGACCCCTGGGTCAATCTGCTGCGCGGCACCGTCGCCACCTTCTCGGCGGGCATCGGCGGCGCAGATGGCGTGACGGTCCAGCCCTTCACCGCCGCGCTTGGCCTTGCCGATGGCTTCGCCCGCCGCATCGCCCGCAACACCCAGCTCGTGCTGCTGGAGGAGGCCAATCTCTGGCGCGTCGCCGACCCCGCCGCGGGCTCCGGCAGCTTCGAGTCCCTGACGCAGGCGCTGTGCGAGCAGGGCTGGGCGCAGATGCAGGCGATCGAGCGGGAGGCGAAGGACGGCCTGCCGGGCATCCTCACGGCGCTGACCACCGGCACGGCCCAGGCTGCGCTGGAGCGTCAGCGCGAGGCGCGCGCCAGGGCGATCGCGACGCGGCGCGAGCCGATCACCGGCACGAGCGAGTTCCCGAACCTCAAGGAAGCCGCGGTCACCGTGCTGGATATCGCCCCGGTCACCATGGGCACATCGAAGGGCCGGAGCGGAACTGCGCCCGATCCGGAAACCCTGATCGCTCGGCTCGCCGCGGGCGCCGAACGCCAGGAGGGCCTGATCGCGCCGCAGGATGGTTTGCGGGCGCAGTCCCTGCCGTCGCAGCGGCTGGCCGAACCGTTTGAGGCGCTGCGCGACCGGGCCGATGCGGCCGCAAAGCCAGTCGTCTTCCTCGCGACGCTCGGCCAGGTCGCCGATTTCACGGCGCGGGCCGGCTTCGCGCGCAACCTGTTCGAGGCGGGCGGTCTCGCCGCCCCGGTCGGCGACGGCTTCGCGCAGGACGACAGCACCGATCTCGCTGCGCTCGCGGCCGCCTTCACGGCCTCGGGCGCGCGTCTCGCCTGCCTCTGCGGGTCGGACGCCGCCTATGCTGCCGAGGGCGCTGCTGCCGCGCAGGCGCTGACGACGGCCGGCGCGACTGTCTGGCTCGCGGGCCGGCCCGGCGACCTGGAGGCGGCGCTGAATGAAGCAGGGGTGCGGTCGTTCATCTATGCAGGCTGCGACGTGCTCGACGCGCTGCGGCGCGCGCATGATGCCGCCTGA
- the thiD gene encoding bifunctional hydroxymethylpyrimidine kinase/phosphomethylpyrimidine kinase: MTAIALTIAGSDSSGGAGIQADLKTFAAHQVYGASVLVALTAQNTRGVSAIHAVPAAFVSQQIDAVFEDLDVAAVKIGMLATAELIETVAEGLRRHKARNIVLDPVMVAASGARLLENEAVTAIHRHLFPLATLITPNLPEAAALLGTGEAETEDAVERQADALAALGAANVLIKGGHGGGDSSSDLLLLAGGSRQRFAAPRLTTRNTHGTGCTLSSAITSGLAKGLSLPEAVGHAKTYISAAIAAADEVPVGHGHGPVHHFHHWWDRQDGRQP; the protein is encoded by the coding sequence ATGACCGCCATCGCCCTGACCATCGCCGGCTCGGATTCCAGCGGCGGCGCCGGCATCCAGGCCGATCTCAAGACCTTCGCGGCCCATCAGGTCTATGGCGCCAGCGTCCTCGTCGCGCTGACCGCGCAGAATACGAGGGGCGTGAGCGCGATTCATGCCGTGCCGGCGGCTTTCGTCTCGCAGCAGATCGACGCCGTCTTCGAGGATCTCGACGTCGCCGCCGTGAAGATCGGCATGCTGGCGACAGCCGAGTTGATCGAGACCGTGGCCGAGGGGCTGAGGCGCCACAAGGCGCGCAACATCGTGCTCGACCCGGTCATGGTCGCGGCGTCGGGCGCGCGGCTGCTGGAAAACGAGGCCGTCACTGCTATCCACCGCCATCTCTTCCCGCTGGCGACGCTGATCACCCCGAACCTGCCGGAAGCGGCGGCTCTGCTCGGCACCGGCGAGGCGGAAACCGAGGACGCCGTCGAGCGGCAGGCGGATGCGCTCGCTGCGCTCGGCGCCGCCAACGTCCTGATCAAGGGCGGGCATGGCGGCGGCGACAGCAGCAGCGATCTGCTGCTGCTCGCGGGCGGCAGCCGCCAGCGCTTTGCCGCGCCGCGCCTGACCACCCGCAACACCCATGGCACCGGCTGCACCCTGTCCTCGGCCATCACCTCGGGGCTGGCGAAGGGGCTCTCGCTGCCGGAAGCCGTCGGCCATGCCAAGACCTATATCTCGGCGGCGATCGCGGCCGCCGATGAGGTTCCGGTTGGCCATGGCCACGGACCGGTGCATCATTTCCACCACTGGTGGGATCGTCAGGACGGGAGACAGCCATGA
- the scpA gene encoding methylmalonyl-CoA mutase yields the protein MTAIPDFATLAYADGVGPASPALPAGEPWLTPEGIPVKPVYGPEDRDGLSFVDTLPGIAPYLRGPYPTMYVNQPWTIRQYAGFSTAEDSNAFYRRNLAAGQKGLSVAFDLATHRGYDSDHPRVGGDVGMAGVAIDSIYDMRTLFSGIPLDQMSVSMTMNGAVLPVLALYIVAAEEQGVPAAKLSGTIQNDILKEFMVRNTYIYPPAPSMRIIGDIFAYTSAHMPKFNSISISGYHMQEAGATQDLELAYTLADGVEYIRAGQRAGLGVDAFAPRLSFFWAIGMNFFMEVAKLRAGRLIWAKLVKDFGAQSEKSLPLRTHCQTSGWSLTAQDVFNNVPRTMIEAMAATQGHTQSLHTNALDEALALPTDFSARIARNTQILLQQESGTSRIIDPWGGSYYVERLTAELATKAWGHIREVEALGGMAKAIEAGIPKLRIEEAAAKTQARIDGGLQAIIGVNCFKPDNEASIDVLKVDNASVRAQQLDKLKRLKAERNESEVQAALAALTEGSKGETNLLDLAVKAARAKATVGEISLAMEQVFGRHRAEIKSISGVYKREVGTMNPAVTRVQMMTQAFEEADGRRPRILVAKMGQDGHDRGQKVIASAFADLGFDVDIGPLFATPDEAARQGVENDVHIIGVSSLAAGHLTLVPELKAALAKAGRPDIMIVVGGVIPPQDFEALIEAGAAAIFPPGTVIADAAEKLLEDLNGRLGYVQRTAAE from the coding sequence ATGACCGCCATCCCGGATTTCGCGACGCTGGCCTATGCCGACGGCGTAGGACCCGCCTCCCCCGCGCTGCCGGCTGGCGAGCCCTGGCTGACGCCCGAGGGCATCCCGGTGAAGCCGGTCTACGGACCAGAGGATCGCGACGGGCTCTCCTTCGTCGACACCTTGCCGGGCATCGCGCCCTATCTGCGCGGTCCCTACCCGACGATGTATGTCAACCAGCCTTGGACGATCCGGCAATATGCCGGCTTTTCCACGGCCGAGGATTCCAACGCCTTTTACCGGCGCAACCTCGCCGCCGGCCAGAAGGGTCTCTCCGTCGCCTTCGATCTGGCGACGCATCGTGGCTATGACTCGGACCATCCGCGCGTCGGCGGCGATGTCGGCATGGCCGGCGTCGCGATCGACTCGATCTACGACATGCGCACGCTGTTCTCCGGCATCCCGCTCGACCAGATGAGCGTGTCGATGACGATGAACGGCGCGGTGCTGCCCGTTCTGGCGCTCTATATCGTCGCGGCGGAAGAACAGGGCGTTCCGGCAGCAAAGCTCTCGGGGACCATCCAGAACGACATCCTCAAGGAGTTCATGGTCCGCAACACCTATATCTATCCCCCCGCCCCCTCGATGCGGATCATCGGCGACATCTTCGCCTACACCTCGGCCCATATGCCGAAATTCAACTCGATCTCGATCTCCGGCTATCACATGCAGGAGGCCGGGGCGACGCAGGACCTCGAGCTCGCCTATACGCTCGCCGACGGCGTCGAATACATCCGCGCCGGCCAGCGGGCGGGGCTTGGGGTGGATGCCTTCGCGCCGCGGCTGTCGTTCTTCTGGGCGATCGGCATGAACTTCTTCATGGAGGTCGCCAAGCTGCGCGCCGGCCGGCTGATCTGGGCGAAGCTGGTCAAGGATTTCGGTGCGCAGAGCGAGAAGTCGCTGCCGCTGCGCACTCATTGCCAGACGAGCGGCTGGTCGCTGACGGCGCAGGATGTCTTCAACAACGTGCCGCGCACGATGATTGAAGCGATGGCGGCCACCCAAGGCCATACCCAGTCGCTGCATACCAACGCGCTCGACGAGGCGCTGGCGCTGCCGACGGACTTCTCCGCGCGCATTGCCCGCAACACGCAGATCCTGCTCCAGCAGGAAAGCGGCACCAGCCGGATCATCGATCCCTGGGGCGGGTCCTATTATGTCGAGCGGCTGACGGCGGAACTGGCGACGAAGGCGTGGGGCCATATCCGGGAAGTCGAGGCGCTCGGCGGCATGGCCAAGGCGATCGAAGCCGGCATTCCGAAGCTGCGCATCGAAGAGGCCGCCGCCAAGACGCAGGCGCGCATCGATGGCGGGCTGCAGGCGATCATCGGCGTGAACTGCTTCAAGCCCGACAACGAAGCCTCGATCGACGTGCTCAAGGTCGACAACGCCTCAGTGCGGGCGCAGCAGCTCGACAAGCTGAAGCGCCTCAAGGCCGAGCGCAACGAAAGCGAGGTCCAGGCCGCGCTCGCCGCCCTGACCGAAGGGTCGAAGGGCGAGACCAACCTGCTCGACCTCGCCGTGAAGGCGGCCCGCGCCAAGGCCACCGTCGGCGAGATCTCGCTGGCGATGGAGCAGGTCTTCGGGCGCCACCGGGCCGAGATCAAGTCGATCTCGGGCGTCTACAAGCGGGAGGTCGGCACGATGAACCCTGCGGTCACGCGCGTGCAGATGATGACGCAGGCGTTCGAGGAGGCCGATGGCCGCCGCCCGCGCATCCTCGTCGCCAAGATGGGGCAGGACGGGCATGACCGCGGCCAGAAGGTGATCGCCTCGGCCTTTGCCGATCTCGGCTTCGACGTCGACATCGGCCCGCTCTTCGCCACACCCGACGAGGCGGCCCGCCAGGGCGTCGAGAACGACGTCCACATCATCGGCGTGTCGTCGCTCGCGGCGGGCCATCTGACGCTGGTGCCCGAGCTCAAGGCGGCGCTCGCCAAGGCAGGGCGGCCCGACATCATGATCGTGGTCGGCGGCGTCATCCCGCCGCAGGATTTCGAGGCGCTGATCGAGGCCGGCGCCGCGGCGATCTTCCCGCCTGGCACGGTCATCGCCGATGCAGCCGAGAAGCTGCTCGAGGACCTCAACGGCCGGCTGGGCTATGTCCAGCGCACGGCCGCGGAGTAG
- a CDS encoding ABC transporter permease subunit — MTRLGPGLILALVAGFAFLYLPILALIAYSFNASRLVTVWGGFSTHWYGTLLANEPLLSAAWLSLRLAFVSATLATALGTLAALALARQGRFRGRLLFSGMALAPLVMPEVITGLSLLLLFVAADVERGFWTVTIAHATFGLGFACIVVQARLVGFDRSLEEAARDLGATPLVTFWTVTLPLIAPAVAAAWLLAFTLSLDDLVIASFTTGPGATTLPMRLYSAVRLGVSPEINAACTILIGFVATVVIAASLLLKRRQALGA, encoded by the coding sequence ATGACCCGGCTCGGCCCCGGCCTCATCCTCGCCCTCGTCGCGGGCTTCGCCTTTCTCTACCTGCCGATCCTGGCGCTGATCGCCTATTCCTTCAACGCCTCGCGGCTCGTCACCGTCTGGGGCGGCTTCTCGACGCATTGGTACGGGACGCTGCTCGCCAACGAGCCGCTCCTGTCGGCGGCCTGGCTCAGCCTGCGCCTCGCCTTCGTCTCGGCCACGCTCGCCACCGCGCTGGGAACGCTTGCCGCGCTGGCGCTGGCGCGGCAGGGCCGCTTCCGTGGGCGCCTGCTGTTCTCCGGCATGGCGCTGGCGCCGCTGGTGATGCCGGAGGTGATCACCGGCCTTTCCCTTCTGCTGCTCTTCGTGGCGGCGGATGTGGAGCGCGGCTTCTGGACGGTGACGATCGCCCACGCGACCTTCGGGCTGGGCTTCGCCTGCATCGTCGTGCAGGCCCGCCTTGTCGGCTTCGACCGCTCGCTGGAGGAGGCGGCGCGCGATCTCGGCGCCACGCCGCTGGTCACCTTCTGGACGGTGACCTTACCCTTGATCGCGCCGGCGGTGGCGGCGGCCTGGCTGCTCGCCTTCACGCTGTCGCTGGACGACCTCGTGATCGCGAGCTTCACCACAGGGCCTGGCGCCACGACCCTGCCGATGCGGCTCTATTCGGCGGTCAGGCTCGGCGTCTCGCCGGAGATCAACGCCGCCTGCACGATCCTGATCGGCTTCGTCGCCACGGTGGTGATCGCGGCCTCGCTGCTGCTGAAGCGGCGCCAGGCTCTGGGCGCCTGA
- a CDS encoding ABC transporter ATP-binding protein, whose translation MRKASPGSVRRAFQPWNDPAAQPLVEFRAVTKRFGGVRAVADVSLALYPREFFALLGPSGCGKTTLMRMLAGFETPDEGQILLDGVDITAVPPHLRPVNMMFQSYALFPHLSVADNIGYGLKREGLPRAEIDQRVAEMLALVKLDGLGKRRPDQLSGGQRQRVALARALAKRPKLLLLDEPMAALDRKLREATQFELMDIQSELGTTFMVVTHDQDEAMTMADRMAVMDHGRLVQIDPPDVIYEAPVSRHVAEFVGDINILEGRIESVEGDLVSVATPLAGCVELDEEAPALSPGEPVLVGLRPEKIALSHDEPAQSANKVRGEIWDIGYLGDMTMVQVMVGGDGGQLLKVSLTNRSRRIERPFAWEDAVWLSWDVEAGLVLKP comes from the coding sequence ATGCGCAAGGCATCGCCCGGCAGCGTGCGCCGCGCCTTCCAGCCCTGGAACGACCCGGCCGCGCAGCCGCTCGTCGAGTTCCGCGCCGTGACGAAGCGCTTCGGCGGCGTCAGGGCCGTCGCCGATGTCTCGCTCGCGCTTTACCCGCGCGAGTTCTTCGCGCTGCTCGGCCCCTCGGGCTGCGGCAAGACCACGCTGATGCGGATGCTGGCGGGCTTCGAGACGCCGGACGAAGGGCAAATCCTGCTCGACGGCGTCGACATCACCGCCGTGCCGCCGCATTTGCGGCCGGTCAACATGATGTTCCAGTCCTATGCGCTGTTCCCCCATCTCAGCGTCGCCGACAACATCGGCTATGGCCTGAAGCGCGAGGGTTTGCCGCGGGCCGAGATCGACCAGCGCGTGGCTGAGATGCTGGCGCTGGTCAAGCTGGACGGGCTGGGCAAGCGCCGCCCGGACCAGTTGTCCGGCGGGCAGCGCCAGCGCGTCGCTCTCGCGCGCGCGCTCGCCAAGCGCCCGAAGCTCCTGCTGCTGGACGAACCGATGGCGGCGCTCGACCGCAAGCTGCGCGAGGCCACGCAGTTCGAGCTGATGGACATCCAGAGCGAGCTCGGCACCACCTTCATGGTCGTCACCCACGACCAGGACGAGGCCATGACCATGGCCGACCGCATGGCGGTGATGGACCATGGCCGGCTCGTCCAGATCGACCCGCCCGACGTGATCTACGAGGCCCCCGTGAGCCGCCACGTCGCGGAGTTCGTTGGCGACATCAACATCCTCGAGGGCCGCATTGAATCCGTCGAAGGCGATCTCGTCAGCGTTGCGACGCCGCTGGCGGGCTGCGTCGAACTCGACGAGGAGGCGCCGGCCCTGTCGCCGGGGGAGCCGGTCCTCGTCGGGCTGCGGCCGGAGAAGATCGCGCTGAGCCATGACGAGCCGGCCCAGAGCGCTAACAAGGTCCGCGGCGAGATCTGGGACATCGGCTATCTCGGCGACATGACCATGGTTCAGGTCATGGTCGGCGGCGACGGCGGCCAGCTCCTGAAGGTCTCCCTGACCAACCGCTCGCGCCGGATCGAGCGCCCCTTCGCGTGGGAGGATGCGGTCTGGCTGTCCTGGGACGTCGAGGCCGGGCTGGTGCTGAAGCCGTGA
- a CDS encoding polyamine ABC transporter substrate-binding protein, whose protein sequence is MMSGRWLRGIVSGLALGLSLAVAGQAAAQGKELRIYNWSDYVDPEVLDAFKKETGITVVYDTFDQMETVETKLLAGKTGYDLIVVTASFLPRHIPLGLYAPVDAAKVPNLKNAWPEIQGRLAKYDPGNKHAVNYMWGTTGIGYNVAKIRERLGPDAVIDSWKILFDADQLKKLSNCGVHVLDAVEEMFPAALRYLGLNPDSKAEADLNKAGELLRKIRPHIQKFHSSEYINALANGDICLAVGYSGDILQAKKRAEEAKNKVEIAYSIPKEGALMWFDSFVIPKDAANPDAALAFIDFVNRPAMAAKNSDFIQYANGNIASKPLLSAAVRDNPGIYPPDAVMARLYTITPYDQKSQRLVNRLWTRVKTGK, encoded by the coding sequence ATGATGTCTGGCCGCTGGTTGAGGGGAATCGTTTCAGGTCTCGCGCTGGGACTGTCGCTGGCTGTTGCGGGCCAGGCCGCGGCACAGGGCAAGGAACTGCGGATCTACAACTGGTCCGACTATGTCGACCCGGAGGTGCTGGACGCCTTCAAGAAGGAAACCGGCATCACGGTCGTCTACGACACCTTCGACCAGATGGAGACCGTCGAGACCAAGCTGCTGGCGGGCAAGACCGGCTACGACCTGATCGTGGTCACCGCCTCCTTCCTGCCGCGCCATATCCCGCTCGGCCTCTATGCGCCGGTCGACGCCGCCAAGGTGCCCAATCTGAAGAACGCCTGGCCAGAGATCCAGGGGCGGCTGGCCAAATACGACCCCGGCAACAAGCACGCCGTGAACTACATGTGGGGCACCACCGGGATCGGCTACAACGTCGCCAAGATCAGGGAGCGGCTCGGCCCTGACGCGGTGATCGACAGCTGGAAGATCCTGTTCGATGCCGACCAGCTCAAGAAGCTCTCGAACTGCGGCGTGCATGTCCTGGATGCGGTCGAGGAGATGTTCCCCGCTGCGCTGCGCTATCTCGGCCTCAACCCGGATTCCAAGGCAGAGGCCGACCTGAACAAGGCGGGCGAGCTCTTGCGCAAGATCCGCCCGCACATCCAGAAGTTCCACTCCTCCGAATACATCAACGCGCTCGCCAACGGCGATATCTGCCTCGCCGTCGGCTATTCCGGGGACATCCTCCAGGCGAAGAAGCGCGCGGAAGAGGCCAAGAACAAGGTCGAGATCGCCTATTCCATCCCGAAGGAAGGTGCGCTGATGTGGTTCGATTCCTTCGTGATCCCGAAGGATGCGGCCAATCCGGACGCCGCGCTCGCCTTCATCGACTTCGTCAACCGCCCGGCGATGGCGGCGAAGAATTCCGACTTCATCCAGTACGCCAATGGCAACATCGCCTCGAAACCGCTGCTCTCGGCGGCCGTGCGCGACAATCCCGGCATCTATCCGCCCGATGCTGTGATGGCGCGGCTCTACACGATCACCCCTTACGACCAGAAGTCGCAGCGGCTAGTGAACCGGCTCTGGACCCGGGTGAAGACCGGCAAGTGA
- a CDS encoding DUF3750 domain-containing protein, with protein sequence MRVARLLSLLFLFVFIVPLATHAAWWSMQGTADDWRRADWSSAKLLPAASTEPEATVHVFAARVGRWRGVFAHHSWVVVKEPGASAYTRFDVVGWGTPVRVNHREADGRWYGNLPEPVAEIRGEAAARLIPRIRAAVKSYAYVTPGSYQAWPGPNSNSFVQHVMAEVPELARALPPTAIGKDFREDGLFAGLTPSRTGIQASLYGLAGFTIGWVEGVEVNLLGLVAGFDLRSPALKLPGWGRVGV encoded by the coding sequence ATGCGCGTCGCCCGTCTCCTGTCCCTCCTGTTCCTGTTCGTCTTCATCGTCCCGCTCGCCACCCATGCCGCGTGGTGGTCGATGCAGGGAACGGCCGATGACTGGCGCCGGGCCGACTGGTCGAGCGCGAAGCTCCTGCCCGCGGCGTCCACCGAGCCAGAGGCGACCGTTCATGTCTTCGCCGCCCGGGTCGGTCGCTGGCGCGGCGTCTTCGCGCATCATTCCTGGGTGGTGGTGAAGGAACCCGGCGCCAGCGCCTATACGCGCTTCGACGTCGTCGGCTGGGGCACGCCCGTGCGCGTCAACCATCGCGAGGCCGATGGGCGCTGGTACGGCAACCTGCCGGAGCCGGTGGCCGAAATTCGCGGCGAGGCGGCCGCGCGGCTGATCCCGCGCATCCGAGCAGCGGTCAAGAGCTACGCCTATGTCACGCCCGGCAGCTACCAGGCCTGGCCGGGGCCCAATTCCAACAGCTTCGTCCAGCATGTCATGGCCGAGGTGCCCGAACTGGCGCGTGCCCTGCCGCCGACCGCGATCGGCAAGGATTTCCGCGAGGATGGCCTGTTCGCCGGGCTGACGCCGAGCCGCACCGGCATCCAGGCCTCGCTCTACGGGCTCGCCGGCTTCACCATCGGCTGGGTCGAGGGTGTCGAGGTCAACCTGCTCGGGCTGGTGGCCGGCTTCGATCTGCGCAGCCCGGCGCTGAAGCTGCCGGGCTGGGGGCGCGTCGGGGTCTAG